In Helicoverpa zea isolate HzStark_Cry1AcR chromosome 7, ilHelZeax1.1, whole genome shotgun sequence, the genomic window TAAATAATTcaactataatttatttgaagaaCCCTGGTGAATAATTTGCGGGATGCAAATTATTTGGAGGCCGGCAGAAAATCCTACTGTTCGAATTTTGGCAAATGGCACTGCAATCCCATTAGCATGCACCCACGTTTATTCCTTCTTAATTATACATAGTGTGAACAAGAACAAAAGCGGCCGGGCCACAGGTACTCATCGTTTTTCATTTCCACGTTGTTTATGAAAGGCTTTTAAAATGTTGATGTCGAGTGCCGTCGAGTGCGGACGGTTGGCAATTCGTTTTAAAtaccgcaatatttttattgtacgaACGAGTTGAATGATAGGTAAATACGCAGCCTCTATTAACAAccgttcaaataaataaaaacgcaaTTTCATACATTCTACAGTTTATTGTCTATAAAAccaaattacctatattacgATAAAATATCACGTGAACAGAATAAAATATCACAGAATATAGACtaaagaatagaatagaaagttcatgattaatttaattaaaactcgaTTTCCTTCAAAGAGCCCCAGGTGAGTCCACTTTTGACTTTAACGGGTAAAGGGACGGTGAGTTTGAGGGTGTTCTCCATGACTTGTttgatgatggtgatgaagTAGTGTTGGTACGCTTCCGGCACTTCGTAGATGAGTTCGTCGTGCATCTGGAGTATCAGCCGAGGTTTGGGGTCGAGAGTGTCGGTCATGGTGTCTATGGAACACATAGCGGCCTTTGCGATGTCGGCGGCTGAGCCTTGTATAGTTGTGTTCACTGCTTGACGCTCGGCAGCACCtatgatatttaaaattaaattatctattttgtgaattaagttttatttttgattgattatgaattaaatatatttttttgaaacttcgatgcttttaacattttaatattacagaAATAACACGCGTTGATACAATATATTATTTCCTCCAAATTTCAATTCTACTCCTAGCGATTCTTCATTAATGCCATAACGACAaaggattttaaataaatagaaataaataacatgaaGATTTGGTCACGAGCGAATCTTATAAATAACACATCAAATATGTTTCACGGACGAGAACTTACTCTTTTTAGGCGCAGAAGTGCTTGTAATATCGGGCAAATATCTTCTCCGCTTCATGAGCGTCTCCACATAACCATTTTCCCTGCACTCCTCTATGACTGACTGCGTGAACACCTTTACAGCTGGATACGTTTTATAGAACGAATCCATGAAAACTGCCGCCTCCATCTCCGTTACATCGAGAAGTTGCCCCAACGTCTTGTTCCCCATGCCATAAATAATTCCGTAGCAAAGCTGCTTGGCTTTCTGCCTTAAATCATCGTCTACCTGTTAATAAGTCATTGTTTATTCCTTCAATATCGAACGTTAAGTAATAAGCTTAACATAATGAGAAGTCGAGTTCAGTCAAGTGCTCTTTTATGTTGAGCTTCAAAGCCTAACAAACAATAGACGATTCCGCTAAATATACTTTGACCTGCGTCGATTTGTGAAACTAGggtttattactatttttatataagtCCTATTTGAAACGTAAACATAGTGTTACCTATTATTATGAGTACCTAAATCAAGTTCTAgaaatgtaagaaaaaatatttacagataaGTCTTACCTCCTCTTCAGTCACATTGCTCCAAGATGCCGCAATAGACTTAAACACATCCATATCAGACTTCATAATGTTCATCAACACCTGATCTTTACTGAAGTGCGTAAGAATCCTCATTTCCAGCTGACAATAGTCTGCCGACACAATGACGTAGCCGCGGGCGGCTTTGAATATGTTCCTGCAGTTGAACTCGGCCACGTGATCAGTCACGCCTGTGTGCATCGTCAAGTACTCGAAAGGAATCGCGAATGTGCGCGGAACGTTCTGCAAGTTCGGCTCATGCATACTGATACGACCCGTACAAGTGAACATTGTGTACGTCGGATTTATTctgcaaataataaatatagggGTTGCTACAAGCTCTCACTTTAATTAATCCTACTTACTACACGTGTCACCCCAGCCCTTGTATGCCGTGTTGCTTGCGTTAAACTGTTTATGAACTTTCAGTATTTTACGAAAGTACCTTCTATTTCAGATGGAATAAGTAATTTAGGCcacattaattttaagtgtattttattattatttcttggaAAAAAACCGTCCACAGTCCCTGAAAGTCTTAATTGAAAATGCAAGCGACGACACGGGAATGGATAGAATTAAGGGTATAAAACTTACCTATCTCCCTCGGTGTAAATACAAGCCTTCTCTGTCAGAGGATACAGCGTCTTCGTCAATATAGAGTTGAGCTTCCTCCAATAAATAACGATACTCGATAGCGGACTGTTGTGCGAAGTCAACACGCTTTTCTTCGTGCTTACCTTGCGCCCATTATAGATACCCAAGACCTGGCAGAACATTCAGAATTTAATATAAAGTACAAGAAACATAGCCACATATCAAAACTAGATGGTACCTATTGCGAAACTTATTAGGTACCTTGGCAACATCTTTCGACGAGTTGAAGTTGAAATGATATCCGCAAAGTTTGTATGCCTTCTTCTGCAGACTTTCTTGGGAATTTCTCACATCAATCAAAAGTCGTGACGCGAGATCCTTGTCTACAGTGATTCCGTAATATTCGCAGTTCGACAGAATCTCCGCAACTCGGTTTTCGATATCTGCACAAATATCACTAGATTAATATTGACGCGGTTTTAAATCAGTTTTATAAAGGTCAAACTTAGATAAAATTTAACGCACCTATTATATTTCGAGCAGGCTGTAGAGATTCTTGTAATGTATTTTCCTGACTTTCAGCCACCATCCACACAGAAGAAGCCTTTAAGCAAATACTCTCAAAACTATCGAAAGTTTTGAACCTCTTTTGCTGACTGTTAACTTTAAAAAGCGCATTTGAGAAATCTATACCACAATACTTTTTCATCTAAAAAACACACGAACACAGTTTAATTAATAAGTATgtacgaaaaaaatatagaacacAATATTGTTCCCACTTACTAGATAATCAACGTTCGGTATTTTCTCGCTGCTATTTATCAACCATTCAATTAAAGATACATCTGTACAGTCCGACGACAAATTAACTCCAAGCCATCGTTTTATGTAAAAGTTAACGGTTTTCGAACacaacattttcaattttaaattattcttcTTGAACCAGGTACGTAATCTGCCTTTGACTATTTGCAAACAATCTACAGATGTAAAATCTAAGTAAATGCTTGTTCCTTGATTTAAGTAAATGACTAGACCGTTCATTGGACAATCTTCATTTTTATCATCGGCTTTTCGAACAGGCTTGCAACTAAATAAGTTGCTCCCTATTATTTCATTGCTACCTGGgttatttgttttcaaattcaaatgtaTAGATGcactatttacattttgaaTATCTTGTGAATATTCGATAACATCATTTCCTCTTAAAACATAACAATCAACTTTATATTGattaaattctataaaaaatcGTTTCGATAAAGAACATCTTATTTTTGGTAGGCTGTATATTTCTCCTTTGGTCATTATTTTCATGTCAtcgacttttttcttttttatcacAGGATGCGTTTCTTTGCCAGTCGAGTTTCTTCGTTTATAAGTCATCATATTTTTGTGAACAATGGAACTGACTGattctaaattattgttttctaaGTTTACATTTTCCGATTCCATGATTTTATCGTCTTCACAAactaattttatattgttttctaaaTTTACATTTTCCGATTCCATGATTTTATCGTCTTCATAAactaattttatattgttttctaaaTTTACATTTTCCGATTCCATGATTTTATCGTCTTCATAAACTAATTTTATATTAGTACCGTCAGCATCGTCATCGCCTTCAGTTTCAATTAAAGTCGATTTAAAAGCGTTTAAAATTGTGTTAGAGTTTATACTGGTATATTCAGTTGTGGTTTCTTGCTGACGAATTATGGATGGTTCTCTATCTAGTAATTTACTAGGAATTAAATCTACGGCCAAACTCTCTTCAAACAAACTCGAGTTATCACCATCAGATGAAAACAAACTTATATCTTTTGCCGACACATGTGCTGATGAACTTAAAACATCCGACTTATTCAAAGTTTCTGGCGCTGAAGATTTTTCTTCCAGTTCACCAAAACTAATGTTAGGTGAAAACATTTTATCAGACGTGcgtaattttgttaaattatctaaagcagcGTCGGTAAAATTTAAAGAGTCCCATATGATGTCATTGGTTGATAATGATTGGCTATTGCTTTCGCTTGCAGTGCAATATTCTTTTGAACTATTAGCACTACTATTATTCGATAGCCGATTTAGTTTCATATTTACCCGTGAACCTTCTTTAATAATTATATCATCACTTTTTTCTGAAATAACTTGCTCGCTAACTGTTTCAGTATTAGTATGTCCGGAACTTTGAGAGGTTTGGTTTTCTGGTGTGCTCTCATACGTAGTGGTTGGTTGggctacattttttttattactttcatgGCTAATATAACTTAATTTGCCAGTACTAGTGACATTCCCATCTTTGCCTACTGTAGAGTTTACAGCATTAGGAACTGCTGTCGACTCTTGATTCCATTTAATTTCTGCAACCCCAATTTCAAGAGAAAGGTATTTCCTAGCTTCCGAAATAAGATTCTCAGCTGCTTCTTTAGTAGTAATACCACAATAACCCgttatccaaatattttttattttattgcgttTTCTTATATCATCACTGTCGTCATCGTCTCTTTCCTTTTCACTTTGAAAAGGTACGGACTTGTGAAGTATATTTTCTAAAGTATTTGCATCAGCTGATGCAATACTAGCAATTGTTTCAAAACCCGCGTCAAAAAGTGTTCTAGCTCTCATGCCATTGAGAGAAGGGAGTTTCATTAACTCCAGCAAGTCAGAATGAATGCCGAAATGTAAACGATCTTGAAATTGCGATACTAACATTTCCATATTTTTCCATCCTAATTGTCGGCAAAATGCTGTCACCATACCTGAAAAGTTTTAATAGTCTAAGCATGCAAAATCAATAGGCAAAGTATGATGGATAGCCAATAGCAGCCAGAAACTCACCAGCAAAAGTTGCAGCTCCTTGCTGAAGACTCTGCAGGAAGCCTCGCGCGCACTGAAACTTCGTCGCTACTTCGGCGAGAGGCACCTCATTCACTAAGTCCTGCAAAGCTAAGGCAGTATAAAACcttaaatagaaaaacaattattaatatttgGAATCTATGAACAATTacgaatgtaaaaaataaataatcaagcAATTCCCACACCTCTTATGTATATTCACTCTATTTTGTATGTTGCTTGCTTTATTAGTCCGAAGGCATCTGATTATAAAACTCTCTTGTACCCCAACTAGTTCCCCTACTCTCTTCTGGGCTTTGGTTAGAGATTCCCAAAGAGTTAGCATATGAATCCAATCCATGTTTCCCCACTGACTACTCACACCATAAGGTGTTACCAGATATATAAGATGCAAATCTGTCTCTAAGACAAGACACTGACGAGCTTTCTGCAGTTCACAGAACAATGATAATCCATCATTTGGAGCCATTGATGATGACAAACAAGCTTTCCCCAAGGGTGTAGCAACATAATGCTCCTCATCACCTTCAGTTTGTATTCTTACCAATTCAAAGTTTTTCAATTCATCTAATGTCTTTTGTAAGAGACTAATTTGTGAACCTGATGTATCCTGTTGATTGTAAAGCAATGTGCATTTCGAATATATTTCTACCTGCTCCTTAGTGGATAATACTTGGCTAGCTATCATTTCTAGCACTGCTCTCATGTATTTATCTTCAGTTTCAATGCAACTCTTTACTGGCTCTAAGGAGCCCATCATTAATTCAaacccaatttttttttcagcctCTGTGCATATTAATACACTCTCACCCTGCGTATCTCTCCCCATTCTTCCAGCTCTACCAATCATTTGTTTATATGTCAAGATATTTATTGGCTGCCTTTGAAATACAGGTGACCTAATAATAACTTTTCTGGCAGGCAAGTTCACACCAGAACTCAATGTGGATGTGGCTACTAAGACTCTTATCGCCCCAGTCTTGAATCCACCTTCAACTATGTCCCTTTCATCAAATGTCAGTCCTGCATGATGATATGCAACACCAAAAGATACAGTTTTCTTGAGAACTTGATCTAATCCAACAGGACAATTCTTTAGTTGCTCCAGGACTTCTAAAATATTGTCAGATTTTAATTGACTTCTTAAAACTTGGCCAGCCTGGCTGTCTTCACATCCTAATTTAAAGAATGATGATGCAACTGATTGGGCTAAGCTTTCACACCAATTCTTTGTCATACAGAATATGAGTACTGAGCATCCATCTTTAATAGTTTCCAAACAGATTTTCAGAACATTATCTCCTTCAGCAGTTAAACTCATGTCTACAGTATTAACGCAAGCTCCTAGTTTATCATAATACTTATTTCCAACTAAACAGTATTCATGAAGAGGGATTGGTCTAAACTGGGTGATGAATAACTCAGCATTCAACCAATTAGCAAGGCTTTCTAAATTAGGTAATGTGGCAGACATCCCTACTATTTGAATTTTGTTATCATCTGACATAGATGTCACATATTTGATCTTTGTCAGCAGCAGTTCTAGTAAGTATCCACGGCTGGGGTCACTAAGGAGATGCAATTCATCTACTATAATGGCACCTAGCTCTGATATGGTCCCTTCATCTAGGAGTTTGTTGACCAAACTGTTTGCTTTCTCAATAGTGCATATGGCCACATGCACAGCTTGCAAACCCCCAGGAGGTGACTGGGAACCCATAAACCCCTCCACTCGAATTCCAGAGCTAGACAATATATCTtgaagataaaacattttttctctTACTATTGACACAAAAGgcaaaattataattaccttCTTCTGACGTTCCAAAATAGTTTTGATTGTTAATATTTCTGCAACAAGTGTTTTCCCAGCAGATGTAGGTGCAGAATATACTAAATTACAACAATCAAAGAGTACCTTTGAGTTACCCAAGCAAGTAACCTGCCAGTCAAACATTTCTTTAACTCCtctttcttcatatttttttgctatctCAAGTGGTAGGCCCCaagcttttaaatttttattgctACCTTGATCTATGCCTGATTTCACCAGATTATTTTCAGTTGATTGTAACGCTATTGTTGTATTCTGTGAATAGTTATTAATCTTCTTGGTTGGCCTCAAAGTCAGTTTCAAATCATTGTTTTGTTCCAAAGCTTGCTCTTTTACAACTTGCAAAGAACTTTGTAATATGAATGAATTGTCGAAGCAATTGTCTAAGAAGCCGATATTTTCAGCTATGAACTGAGTGTCAATACCTTCCTCATCCACATTGGCcatttgaattaaattaaacaaaattcatAACAACATCAAGAAAATCTAAATCACTGAAAATCAAACACAACAGACAAAATTTTCAGCTGTTACGAAACGTCAGAAAACTACTTTCTGACAGTTTTTGTCACTGTCATTGATGACATTGGTTCGCTCCGTccgaaaattattttcaatgcCACTCATGCAAAACCCAAACAATGCGCATAAAATACAAACCTACAAGGAAAACTCAGATTTCTcagaaactttttttattaaaccgtCTAAACTGGATCTCGTTGTGGGAAGCTTTCACTCGGCAATATGCAAGATGATACACTGTGttgacattaattttattgaagcctaaacttatattttaatgtGGTTCAAAAAAGGAATCCATATTCGTGTTACTGTTAACGAAATAATCACATCCCACTCAAAAGTTTCCACGTAGCACGTAGTAGACTGGAAAGaatattgacaaaaataaaaccagtcATTTGCTGTAGGATACACCAATTTATTAAAGGTTTACAGCCTTACATACACCCATACCATTTGATCACAGAATTAGCCACTAAACATAATTAGATTAGATATTTCTATATAAAGGTGGTAATAAAATCAACCAACGGTAGCTACTCATCTGAATAAACTCTAGACTAAATTAACAAGTTACAACAATAAGTGGAAatgaaagtttttaatttcaacTACTGATCTATTGAAATGTACGTAACATatgcaaaaaattaaaaagtcacCAAATAGTTATAATATGATCttcattattaattatgtaGTAAAATGAAtagttatgtaggtaataaaagcTAAAACACTGGATGTGAGAAGTGAGATCAGgacaaaattaaattgttttaaaagacCCTCCTGGTTTAGTTGATTCAATGCAGGGTTTCAGCAAATGAAATTGATGTTTTAAAAAATGACACTCCAGAAgtacatattaaaattaaatgcagaGTTTATGCAACtataagtttatatatatatataatcacTCAATTATTTCACAGAATCCTGGCAACAATGAATGTAGAAcactttataattttacattatttacaaatttcttagtttatttataatttttattattcaactataaaataaatcatatcataatgagatttttgttgCCGTTGGTTCTTTGCCTTCTGTTAGAGCCCTTGATTCATGAACAAATGATGCATATGTGATGCcctgaaagaaaaaaatgataTATTTACGTTAATACAATTATATACATGCCGTACATGCATTATAGTGGACAGTGACCATGACCAACATGGTTAACTTTGTGGCCatataaatgaatataaaaaaaagtgaaaGAGTGCATTAATTTACCTGTTGCATGGCAGCTCTAATAAATCCTTCATTAGCTGACACAGTCAGGGCTTTAATTCTATggccaaaattaaaaattattttggaTCTTAATCTGACGTGACCTCTAACTTTTAAATTCTTCCTAGGAAAATCATCTTCACCTAGAAatgaaattagttttattatttattctactTTATTTTCATCTTGCAGAGAAAGAGGTATGCAGTGACGTACCACCATAATCATCAGGAAAGACTCTGATCATGTTCTTCAGTTCCTCAGTTCTTTTAATCTCCATGGGTCCTCCCAAGTTACttatgattttttcaaaatcatcCCATGCTGTTCGGCAGCAAACCAATGTCTTatctaaaacaattatttttttagttttattaaattcctATTTTTAGTCTTATGTTATgttatactccatttaaaataacattagaaatttaagtaaaccttttttactgtttgttcaactgATTTTGACGTTAGTAGTAtgattaatggcggctgcagtaaatacttgTTATTGTAACCACTATTTGGCTTTCAATTCTGTCCTTTTGTCTACGGAATAgaagtaaaaaaggtttacttaaattttaaatggagtataagTAAGACTGTGACTGTACACCACAAGCACGGAACAGTGGGTCAACATGAAATTCAATGTGATAATAGTTTATCCTCCTTACCTTTAAATAATCTTTCCAAAATAGGTTTAACTGGCCTCTCAGCCTCCCAAGCCGACTGCTGAGTGAGAACTTCTTGCTTGAAGACATAGTTGCAGTGTCCATTTGTCATATTGCTCACATAAGCCATCATGGCTGTCACATCTAGGTTCAGAGTT contains:
- the LOC124631993 gene encoding DNA polymerase theta-like — its product is MANVDEEGIDTQFIAENIGFLDNCFDNSFILQSSLQVVKEQALEQNNDLKLTLRPTKKINNYSQNTTIALQSTENNLVKSGIDQGSNKNLKAWGLPLEIAKKYEERGVKEMFDWQVTCLGNSKVLFDCCNLVYSAPTSAGKTLVAEILTIKTILERQKKVIIILPFVSIVREKMFYLQDILSSSGIRVEGFMGSQSPPGGLQAVHVAICTIEKANSLVNKLLDEGTISELGAIIVDELHLLSDPSRGYLLELLLTKIKYVTSMSDDNKIQIVGMSATLPNLESLANWLNAELFITQFRPIPLHEYCLVGNKYYDKLGACVNTVDMSLTAEGDNVLKICLETIKDGCSVLIFCMTKNWCESLAQSVASSFFKLGCEDSQAGQVLRSQLKSDNILEVLEQLKNCPVGLDQVLKKTVSFGVAYHHAGLTFDERDIVEGGFKTGAIRVLVATSTLSSGVNLPARKVIIRSPVFQRQPINILTYKQMIGRAGRMGRDTQGESVLICTEAEKKIGFELMMGSLEPVKSCIETEDKYMRAVLEMIASQVLSTKEQVEIYSKCTLLYNQQDTSGSQISLLQKTLDELKNFELVRIQTEGDEEHYVATPLGKACLSSSMAPNDGLSLFCELQKARQCLVLETDLHLIYLVTPYGVSSQWGNMDWIHMLTLWESLTKAQKRVGELVGVQESFIIRCLRTNKASNIQNRVNIHKRFYTALALQDLVNEVPLAEVATKFQCARGFLQSLQQGAATFAGMVTAFCRQLGWKNMEMLVSQFQDRLHFGIHSDLLELMKLPSLNGMRARTLFDAGFETIASIASADANTLENILHKSVPFQSEKERDDDDSDDIRKRNKIKNIWITGYCGITTKEAAENLISEARKYLSLEIGVAEIKWNQESTAVPNAVNSTVGKDGNVTSTGKLSYISHESNKKNVAQPTTTYESTPENQTSQSSGHTNTETVSEQVISEKSDDIIIKEGSRVNMKLNRLSNNSSANSSKEYCTASESNSQSLSTNDIIWDSLNFTDAALDNLTKLRTSDKMFSPNISFGELEEKSSAPETLNKSDVLSSSAHVSAKDISLFSSDGDNSSLFEESLAVDLIPSKLLDREPSIIRQQETTTEYTSINSNTILNAFKSTLIETEGDDDADGTNIKLVYEDDKIMESENVNLENNIKLVYEDDKIMESENVNLENNIKLVCEDDKIMESENVNLENNNLESVSSIVHKNMMTYKRRNSTGKETHPVIKKKKVDDMKIMTKGEIYSLPKIRCSLSKRFFIEFNQYKVDCYVLRGNDVIEYSQDIQNVNSASIHLNLKTNNPGSNEIIGSNLFSCKPVRKADDKNEDCPMNGLVIYLNQGTSIYLDFTSVDCLQIVKGRLRTWFKKNNLKLKMLCSKTVNFYIKRWLGVNLSSDCTDVSLIEWLINSSEKIPNVDYLMKKYCGIDFSNALFKVNSQQKRFKTFDSFESICLKASSVWMVAESQENTLQESLQPARNIIDIENRVAEILSNCEYYGITVDKDLASRLLIDVRNSQESLQKKAYKLCGYHFNFNSSKDVAKVLGIYNGRKVSTKKSVLTSHNSPLSSIVIYWRKLNSILTKTLYPLTEKACIYTEGDRINPTYTMFTCTGRISMHEPNLQNVPRTFAIPFEYLTMHTGVTDHVAEFNCRNIFKAARGYVIVSADYCQLEMRILTHFSKDQVLMNIMKSDMDVFKSIAASWSNVTEEEVDDDLRQKAKQLCYGIIYGMGNKTLGQLLDVTEMEAAVFMDSFYKTYPAVKVFTQSVIEECRENGYVETLMKRRRYLPDITSTSAPKKSAAERQAVNTTIQGSAADIAKAAMCSIDTMTDTLDPKPRLILQMHDELIYEVPEAYQHYFITIIKQVMENTLKLTVPLPVKVKSGLTWGSLKEIEF